The Brachyspira hyodysenteriae ATCC 27164 sequence AAAAAGAGAGAGATGCTATAGATATAAGAGCAACTGAATATTGGGAAGAAGAATTAAAATTGAATTTGAATTTAGTTACGGATAGAGTATTCGAATTTATTAGATATAATAAATTTGATGAGGCTTTAGCTTATATATCTGATTTAAGAAATAAAAATTATGATGTAGCATATATAAAAAAAATAGAATCAACAACATACGGACTTTATGCAGCATACTTATATGAGAATAAAAGATATGAAAATGCAACTAAGACTGCTGCTTTGGCTGTAAGAAGAAATAGAAGTAATTATGATGCTATTGCTGTTCAAAATGAAATGTATATAGATTCATATTTAAGCTCTATTGGTTATTATGATAATATAAATGCTTATGTAAGTTTATCATCTACTATGAAAGAAATTTTAAGAATTTCACCTGCATATATAGATAATAGAATAAAGCTTGCTGAAGCATATATCTACGAATATAACATAGAAGGAATTAACATAATTAATAAGATCACTGAATATATTAATGTTAATGGAGGAAAAGATTCATTATTAGGAAGAGTATATAATAAAGCTTATTTATATGAATATTCTCTCTTATGCTATAATAGAGCTTCTAAATATGTTAATGTTAATCCTATATATGTAGCTGAAAGTGCTGTTAATATTCAAAATTATAATCCTTCTTCTGAGGATCTTCAAAATTTAATTACTGAAAATATTAATAATCCTGATAGACTTTATGCAGTTTCAAAGATTTATACTAAAATGGGAAATTATAATGAGGCTTTGAATATTATTAATAAAGCTTTATCATTTGATAGTAGAAATATTAATTATATATATCAAAGAGGATATATTAATGAACTTATGGGTAATGCTAAATCAGCATTAGCAGATTATGAGAGTATAATAAGAATGAGAAAGAATTATGCTGCCGCTAATTATAGAGCTGCTTTAGTTTATCTAAATAATTTAAAAAATGATATGAATGCTGAAACTTATGCTTTAAATTATTTAGCATTAGTTCCTGATGATTACAGCGGCTATAAACTTTTAGCAGATATTTATAAATTTAGAGCAGAAAAATATATAGACCGTAATACAAAAACTTTACTCAAGGAGGCTTTGAATAATTATCAAACTGCATTAAGCAAAGCTGTATGGGGAAGAAATTTAGAAGTTAGAAATACAATATTAACTGACATTGATTATGTACAAAAGAAAATAATAGAATAAGCTTATTATTGTCGCTAATAAAAACTAATAAAGCATAAATGGCATATTTCAATCCCGCCCTTTATGCTTTTTTATTTTTTACTGAAAATAAAAAGCTTAACTACCTTTTTTGCTTAATTTATAAAAGCACGCCCGCCCAAATTTTATTATATTTATTATTTTATTTCACGCACGCTAAGCGAAACTTTATTGATAATTTTATTTGCAATTACTATATATTTAATATTTATAATTTTGTTTACCGTGCGGTAATAATAGTTATAAATTCTTAGTATACTGGGTGGGGAGTAGAAATAACAGTGTGAAATAAAAAAAATATAAAAGCAGAAATTACAAGTGTGATAGAAAAACTATAGGGTGGGATTTTTAAATTATTTTTTTTAATTAAAGTAAATTGAGTCTTTTTTCTATAGCTATTCCATAAACTCTGTCATCATTATCTTTTATAGATGCTTCAACGCAGTCATATATAAACTTTGTAGACTTTTTCAAAGCATTTTCTATACTATCTCCCTTTAGTATATATCCTAATAATGAAGAACCAAAAGCATCTCCTGTTCCAGGTATACTTATATTGATTTTTGGATAATAGCTTGTTATTATATTATTATCTTGATAGCATAGGCATCCTATATTTTCATCTTTTGAAACACTTGTAACTATTACAGTTTTAGGTCCCATTTCAGAAAGTTCTTTAGCCATATTTGTAACTTCTTCTTCTTTGTATCTTATTGAAGGATCTCTTCCCAATAAGATAGCTAATTCTGTAATATTAGGAGTTGCTATATCAGCATATTTTATTATTTCCTTCATAGAGTTTACATGTTCATCAGACATAGAAGGATATAGCTTTCCATTATCTCCAAGTATGGGATCTATAAGAACAGTTTTAATATTAAAATGTTTTATTATATCAACAACAATAGAAGGCTGTTTTCCAGAAGCTATCCAACCTACATAAAAAGCATCAAAAATAGGTTTTCTTATTTTTAATTCTTCCACAATCTTTTCTAATTGCTCTGTTAAATCAAAAGCACAAAAAGATTCGAAAGCAGTGTGATTTGAAAGTATAACACTAACTAGAGGAGAAACCTTTATACCAAAATGAGATAGTACAGGTATATTAACTGTTAGAGATGCTTTACCATAAGAACATAAATCATTTAAGAGCAGCACATTAAAATTATTATTCATAAATTATTTAAATATTATAAGAGATTTACTGTCGGCTAGAACTTTATATCCGGATATTTGTGCAAAATATGCAAATTGCTCAAGACTTATATCATATCTATCTTCTATTTCTTCTTTAGTAACTTTCATTTTTTTCCCGCCGGATAAAAATGAATTAAGTTCAAATCCGCTAGTTCCAAATTTTCTTTCAACTTCTTTTTGAAATGGATTTTTTTTACCTTTTCTCATTTATTGCTCCAATGATATATTTTTATATGTTATCATATAACACTTTTTTTTTCAATAAATTTTACTAAAAAAGCTAATTTATAAACTTTATGAATATAAAAAAATCCTATTCATAAATAAATATGAATAGGATTTTTTATTTTCTATCTTTATTAAGATTATTTATTGTTTAATTAATTCTATAGTTGTTCCATCTGGTTTAATATAACTAGCTTTTGTTTTATCATCGCTGAATATTATTTTATGTTCTTTTATTTCTATTGGATTTTCATTATTTTCAAAGAATATTTCTGATATTGTTAAATCATTTCCATTTATTATAGAAGAATGATAATCTCCTTTAGATGTATTAATGCTAGCATTATTTTCTTCTACTTTTACAATGATATCTCCTGATGAATATGTTCCCAAATAAGGTGTAAATATATCTGATTTCATTAATTCATATGAATATTCTTTTCCATATATGAAATTTATTTGATAAATTATTCTATCTTTTTCTAATTCATAAGACATTATAACTTTTTCATTATTCTTATCATTATGTTCTGATTGTAACATATTACCATTTAATGTGAATGTCATTCCCACATTTGTCATTCCTTTGTATCCGTATATATTACCTTCTTTATCTATAAGTATAGTGTAATTTTTTACTTTAATCTGACCATTGCTGTCATATGTTGGTATATAATAATTACCAGCATAATTACCTAATTCCTTGAATTGCTTTATTACTATATAGTCTTCATCAGGAATGTTAAAATCTTCTTTATCAAAAATATTCTTACCACTAAATTTTAGATGATCATCAAAAAGATTAACTTCTATTATTGAATATATTTGATTATATGTATTACTTAACTGAGTATTTCCATTAACATTTAGTTCCAATGAATTTCCTGATAAGTATAATTCACTTGCTGGAGTTTTATCTTCACCTATATACATGTTTCCATTTTCAATTCTAAAGGCAACATGAGTATAACTTCCGTTTGTAAATTCATGCTGATGGTAATATCTTCCATCATATTTTTTTAGGAAATTAGATATTTCTGAAGCATTTGTTATTATTGAATTTGATGCTGTCTGATTTGAATTATTTCCTGAGCAGCTTACAGCAAATATAATAAATGCTGAAATTAATAAGAATTTTTTAATCATTTTTTTCTCCCAAATTAAAGAATTATTATTTTTTAAATAAATATAATATTTACATATTATAATAATCTAATCAAATAATATTTTAAACGAATAAAAAAGTCAATATTATATTATTATATATAAAAAATAAACTATTAAAATTATTTATTATTGTCTTATTAAATCTATAGTACCGCCGTTATTTGGTTTAGTATAAGATGCTTTTGTTTTATCATCACTGAATACTATTTTATATTCTTTAGTAGGAGTTCTAGATGAATATTTATATATAGTCAAAGTATTTACAACCATAACAGGTGTATATGTATCGCGTATACCAAGTCCATCAGTAATTAGTTCTACTTTTTCAGCTTTAACAGTTAAAGTTGTAGTACCATCTGAAGACTTATATACTCCTATATAAGGACTGAATGAATCATATCTTTTTAAAGCTTCATATTGCAATTGATTATTAATCCAAGTATTACCAAATATCAATCTTTCATTATAAAAATGAAGTTCCTGTTTTCTTGTTGTTCCTCCGACTTTATTATATTTTAATGTTAAAAGTTTATTTTGCAAATATGCACTTGAATAGGTTACATTTAAATGTTCATCAATATATATTTGTCCTGTTGTTGATATAAGAATATAATATTTTTTAGTATCATCATAATCATAGTAATAGTAATTTCCGGCTTCTATTTGCAATTCTGGTATAGGCTCTCCCATTTTATCATCATATCCTTTCTGCAAAGAATATGTTTCTTTATGAAATATAGCGTTGGCAAAAAGATATATATTTCTATTTGTAGCAAAATTAAAAGTATACATTTCATCATTCATATCATAACCGGAAACAACACTTGAAGTTTTTCCTTTTATGTATATTTGCAATTTATTACCAGATAAAGTTTTAGTTGTAGCTATAACTTCTGTACCATATCCATTATATATTTTATCACCATCTATTATATACCTCATATCAAGGCTTCCGTCTTCATATTTTGAATAATAGACTCCATTATGTTTTTTTATAAATTCTGATATCATACTCTGATCTACTATAATTGGTTCTGCAGCACTGCCATTAGGATCTATAAAGCTTCCATCTCCAATATCCTCTTCTAAAGAATATGTTGAATTAGTTATTGATGCTGAGCAAGTTATTATAAATATGATTGCAATTATGCATACGGCAGTTATTATAATTTTTTTTAACATATATAATCTCCTAAACAAATTATTAAAAATATAAAATGAATTTATATAGCATTTACTAAATTTTTAAGAAAATAAATATTATCAAGATATAGCAACATTATCATAAACATAATTACCTTACTGTAATCTATGTAAAATGATATAGTAAGTATATTAAAAGTCAATATTTACTGTTTGTTTTTTATGAACTATAGTAGGTGTATTTTATTATTTGTATATTTTTATATTACTTTGTATAATGTAAATATATTAGAAAATATATTTTTTTTATTTACAATATATTGACATTGTTTTTTTATCTGGTATAATATACTCATACATAATCAAATACTCATGAGGGAGTAATTGGCGTAATTTTACGCGGCAAAGTCAACATCGCAGCTCTTAAATTGTAGAGTTTGGCAAGCCTTAATTAATGAGACTCAGGTATAAATAAATCTTTAAGGATGAATTTATTGTTCTTTAATGATTTATTTATGCATGAGTCTTTTTTTATGCATTTTTTCTTTTATTAAAATTAAAATAATTAAATGAGAGGTTAGTTTATGGATAGTTTTTTAGGGAGTAAAAATGATATTTTAACGGCTCTGAATGTTGATCCAAAAATAGGTTTAACAGAGGAAGGCAGAAAGAAAAGCTTAGAAAAATATGGAGCCAACAGCTTCACAAAAGAAAAAGGCGCAACTTTGATTCAGAAAATATTAGAATCATTGAAAGAGCCTATGATACTCATGCTTATTTTTGCAGGTATTATAGCAATAAGCGTTAATACAGTTGCATATTTCAATGGAGGGCATGCTGATTTTTTAGAATGCTTGGGTATATTTTTGGCTATAAGTTTATCTATTACTATTACTATAGTTATGGAAGGTAAAAGTGCCAAAGCATTCGAGGCTTTAAATAGTATAAATGAAGATATAAGAGTAAAAGTGATAAGAGATGGAAATATAGAAATAATAAATCAGAAAGATTTGCTAGTAGGGGATATCGCTTTTATAGAAACAGGAAATAAACTGCCTGCTGATGGAAGACTTATTGAAAGTGTATCTTTAAATATTGATGAATCTGCTTTA is a genomic window containing:
- a CDS encoding pyridoxamine kinase codes for the protein MNNNFNVLLLNDLCSYGKASLTVNIPVLSHFGIKVSPLVSVILSNHTAFESFCAFDLTEQLEKIVEELKIRKPIFDAFYVGWIASGKQPSIVVDIIKHFNIKTVLIDPILGDNGKLYPSMSDEHVNSMKEIIKYADIATPNITELAILLGRDPSIRYKEEEVTNMAKELSEMGPKTVIVTSVSKDENIGCLCYQDNNIITSYYPKINISIPGTGDAFGSSLLGYILKGDSIENALKKSTKFIYDCVEASIKDNDDRVYGIAIEKRLNLL